In one window of Azospirillum ramasamyi DNA:
- a CDS encoding electron transfer flavoprotein-ubiquinone oxidoreductase, protein MEREPREVMEYDVLIVGAGPSGLSAAIRLRQRAVETGQELSVCVIEKGSEVGAHLLSGAVFEPHALDELIPDWKEKGAPLTTPAREDHFLFLTETKAHKSPFTPPQMNNHGNYIISLGNLARWMATQAEELGVEIYPGFAAAEVLYDDNGAVKGVATGDMGIGKDGEKTGNYTPGMELHAKQTIFAEGCRGSLTKTLFERFDLRRDCQPQTYGIGIKELWEVDPSQSKPGLIVHTIGWPMDPKTYGGSWLYHMEGNLVSVGFVVGLDYWNPHMSPFEEFQRYKTHPAIRPTFEGGRRLAYGARALSEGGFQSIPKLTFPGGLIVGDGAGFLNVPKIKGNHTAMKSGMVAAEAVFDHLTGGSDNGPEVIAYPEKLKQSWVWPELYAVRNIRPGFQKGLWAGLANAAYETALKGKSPWTLKHHADHTTLVKASEAPKIVYPKPDGKVSFDRLSSVYLSNTNHEEDQPPHLTLKDKSVPISVNLALYDAPEQRYCPAGVYEIVRNDDGSDPRLQINAQNCVHCKTCDIKDPTQNINWVVPEGGGGPNYPGGM, encoded by the coding sequence ATGGAACGCGAACCGCGCGAGGTCATGGAATACGATGTTCTGATCGTCGGCGCCGGCCCGTCGGGTCTGAGCGCTGCGATCCGCCTGCGGCAGCGCGCGGTCGAGACCGGGCAGGAGTTGAGCGTCTGCGTGATCGAGAAGGGGTCGGAGGTCGGCGCCCATCTGCTGTCCGGCGCCGTCTTCGAACCGCATGCGCTGGACGAGCTGATCCCCGACTGGAAGGAGAAGGGTGCGCCGCTGACCACCCCGGCGCGCGAGGACCATTTCCTCTTCCTGACGGAAACGAAGGCCCACAAGTCGCCCTTCACCCCGCCGCAGATGAACAATCACGGCAACTACATCATCAGCCTGGGCAATCTGGCCCGCTGGATGGCGACCCAGGCCGAGGAGCTCGGGGTGGAGATCTACCCCGGCTTCGCCGCCGCCGAGGTGCTGTATGACGACAACGGCGCGGTGAAGGGCGTCGCCACCGGCGACATGGGCATCGGCAAGGACGGCGAGAAGACCGGCAACTACACGCCCGGCATGGAGCTGCACGCCAAGCAGACCATCTTCGCCGAGGGCTGCCGCGGCTCGCTGACCAAGACCCTGTTCGAGCGGTTCGACCTGCGCCGCGACTGCCAGCCGCAGACCTACGGCATCGGCATCAAGGAACTGTGGGAGGTCGATCCGTCACAGTCGAAGCCGGGCCTGATCGTCCACACCATCGGCTGGCCGATGGACCCCAAGACCTATGGCGGGTCGTGGCTGTATCACATGGAAGGGAATCTGGTGTCGGTCGGCTTCGTCGTCGGCCTCGACTACTGGAACCCGCACATGAGCCCGTTCGAGGAGTTCCAGCGCTACAAGACCCACCCGGCGATCCGTCCGACCTTCGAGGGCGGCCGTCGTCTGGCCTATGGCGCCCGCGCCCTGTCGGAAGGCGGCTTCCAGTCGATCCCGAAGCTGACCTTCCCCGGCGGCCTGATCGTCGGCGACGGCGCCGGCTTCCTGAACGTGCCGAAGATCAAGGGCAACCACACCGCCATGAAGTCGGGCATGGTCGCGGCCGAGGCGGTGTTCGACCACCTGACCGGCGGCAGCGACAACGGTCCCGAGGTCATCGCCTATCCCGAGAAGCTGAAGCAGTCCTGGGTCTGGCCGGAGTTGTACGCGGTCCGCAACATCCGTCCGGGCTTCCAGAAGGGCCTGTGGGCCGGTCTGGCCAACGCCGCCTACGAGACGGCGCTGAAGGGCAAGTCGCCCTGGACGCTGAAGCACCACGCCGACCACACCACCCTGGTGAAGGCCAGCGAGGCGCCGAAGATCGTCTACCCCAAGCCGGACGGCAAGGTCAGCTTCGACCGCCTGTCCTCGGTCTACCTCTCCAACACCAACCATGAGGAAGACCAGCCGCCGCACCTGACGCTGAAGGACAAGTCGGTCCCGATCAGCGTCAATCTGGCGCTCTACGACGCGCCGGAGCAGCGCTATTGCCCGGCCGGCGTCTACGAGATCGTCCGCAACGACGACGGCAGCGACCCGCGCCTGCAGATCAACGCGCAGAACTGCGTCCACTGCAAGACCTGCGACATCAAGGATCCCACCCAGAACATCAACTGGGTCGTGCCGGAAGGCGGCGGGGGTCCGAACTATCCGGGCGGGATGTAA
- a CDS encoding sigma 54-interacting transcriptional regulator yields the protein MRLEVTFTDRVGIAHEILAVLAIRRLNVVGVEVDPPLIHIDAPGLDPAALPALSDALRTIAGVRSVAAIDMLPGTRRRLHLDALLAALPDPVLAIDRGARVVVASAAAAQVAGLPESRLAGRDIGELFGEPGLTRALADGGFRMSGREVTLNGQPFLLEVTPIVDVEAAGAVITLFTPSRLGERLHAIQNFDDLGSGRGFDRILGESPPVRALKARAARVAAMEAPLLILGETGTGKELIAHACHRASPRRDKPFLALNCAAVPENLAESELFGYAPGSFTGAQRGGKPGLLELAHGGTVFLDEIGEMSAYLQAKLLRFLNDGSFRRVGGEREQKVDVRVISATHRSLEAMVADHSFREDLFYRLNVLTLNVPPLRERGHDILLLARHFIARAAAQARRPPGRLTPAAAAALLANRWPGNVRQLENVIFRAVTMSDGGTLDAADLELAGAGMQSAGMPAEDAESWEEAVDAFERSLLRRLYPRFPSSRKLAARLNTSHTMIANKLRKHGIPER from the coding sequence ATGCGCCTCGAAGTCACCTTCACCGACCGCGTCGGCATCGCCCATGAGATTCTCGCCGTGCTGGCGATCCGCCGCCTCAACGTCGTCGGCGTCGAGGTCGACCCGCCGCTGATCCACATCGACGCGCCCGGCCTCGATCCGGCGGCACTTCCTGCCCTGTCCGACGCGCTGCGTACCATCGCCGGGGTGCGGTCGGTGGCGGCCATCGACATGCTGCCGGGCACGCGGCGGCGCCTCCATCTCGACGCGCTGCTCGCCGCCCTGCCCGACCCGGTTCTGGCGATCGACCGCGGGGCCCGCGTCGTGGTGGCGAGCGCCGCCGCCGCCCAGGTCGCCGGACTGCCGGAGTCGCGCCTCGCCGGCCGCGACATCGGCGAGCTGTTCGGCGAACCCGGCCTGACGCGCGCGCTTGCCGACGGCGGTTTCCGCATGTCCGGCCGCGAGGTGACGCTGAACGGCCAACCCTTCCTGCTGGAGGTGACGCCCATCGTCGATGTCGAGGCGGCGGGCGCCGTCATCACCCTGTTCACGCCGTCGCGCCTGGGCGAGCGTCTCCACGCGATCCAGAACTTCGACGATCTGGGATCGGGCCGCGGTTTCGACCGCATCCTCGGCGAATCGCCGCCGGTGCGGGCCTTGAAAGCGCGGGCCGCGCGCGTTGCCGCGATGGAGGCGCCGTTGCTGATCCTGGGCGAGACCGGCACCGGCAAGGAGCTGATCGCCCATGCCTGCCACCGCGCCAGCCCGCGCCGCGACAAGCCCTTCCTGGCGCTGAACTGCGCCGCCGTGCCGGAAAATCTGGCGGAGAGCGAGCTGTTCGGCTACGCCCCCGGCTCCTTCACCGGGGCGCAGCGCGGCGGCAAGCCCGGCCTCCTGGAACTGGCCCATGGCGGCACCGTCTTCCTGGACGAGATCGGCGAGATGTCGGCCTATCTCCAGGCCAAGCTGCTGCGCTTCCTCAACGACGGCAGCTTCCGCCGGGTCGGCGGCGAGCGCGAGCAGAAGGTCGACGTCCGCGTCATCAGCGCGACCCACCGCTCGCTGGAGGCGATGGTCGCCGACCACAGCTTCCGCGAGGATCTGTTCTATCGCCTGAACGTGCTGACTCTGAACGTGCCGCCGTTGCGCGAGCGCGGGCACGACATCCTGCTGCTGGCCCGCCATTTCATCGCCCGCGCCGCGGCGCAGGCCCGCCGTCCGCCCGGCCGGCTGACCCCGGCGGCGGCGGCGGCGCTGCTCGCCAACCGCTGGCCCGGCAACGTCCGCCAACTGGAGAACGTCATCTTCCGCGCCGTCACCATGAGCGACGGCGGCACGCTGGACGCCGCCGACCTGGAACTGGCCGGGGCCGGCATGCAATCCGCCGGAATGCCGGCGGAGGATGCCGAAAGCTGGGAGGAGGCGGTGGACGCCTTCGAGCGGTCGCTGCTGCGCCGGCTCTATCCGCGTTTCCCGTCCAGCCGAAAGCTGGCGGCGCGGCTGAACACCTCGCACACCATGATCGCCAACAAGCTGCGCAAACACGGCATTCCGGAGCGGTGA
- a CDS encoding uracil-DNA glycosylase, whose amino-acid sequence MIDVSDILDALRWHADIGCDEAIGDEPIDWATFSARPAARAIPAGAAAPGTGMGTGMGAGPARGPAPTRAPAPAAPRPAALFASPDQPLGASEAGIQARARAHEAQTLEALEAALRGFDGCPLKATAMNTVFADGNPQAPVMLIGEAPGEDEDRQGKPFVGVSGKLLDRMLAQIGLDRGKVYITNILPWRPPGNRSPTQAEIAACLPFLERHVELVRPKLLVALGGVSAKTLLNRAEGITRLRGQWRSYEGTGEAVPLMPMLHPAYLLRNPIAKREAWRDMLALRQKIDEVGIKYS is encoded by the coding sequence ATGATTGACGTAAGCGATATCCTCGACGCGCTGCGCTGGCATGCCGATATCGGCTGCGACGAGGCCATCGGCGACGAGCCGATCGACTGGGCGACCTTCTCCGCCCGGCCGGCGGCGCGCGCCATACCCGCGGGCGCCGCCGCGCCCGGCACAGGGATGGGCACAGGGATGGGTGCCGGGCCGGCGCGCGGTCCCGCGCCGACTCGGGCGCCCGCCCCGGCGGCCCCGCGTCCGGCCGCCCTCTTCGCGTCGCCCGACCAGCCTCTGGGCGCCAGCGAGGCCGGCATCCAGGCCCGCGCCCGCGCGCATGAGGCGCAGACCCTGGAGGCGCTGGAGGCGGCGCTGCGCGGCTTCGACGGCTGTCCGCTGAAAGCCACCGCGATGAACACCGTCTTCGCCGACGGCAATCCGCAGGCTCCGGTCATGCTGATCGGCGAGGCGCCGGGCGAGGACGAGGACCGGCAAGGCAAGCCCTTCGTCGGGGTCAGCGGCAAGCTGCTGGACCGCATGCTGGCGCAGATCGGGCTGGACCGCGGCAAGGTCTACATCACCAACATCCTGCCCTGGCGCCCGCCGGGCAACCGCAGCCCGACCCAGGCCGAGATCGCCGCCTGCCTGCCCTTCCTGGAACGGCATGTGGAGCTGGTGCGGCCGAAGCTGCTGGTGGCGCTGGGCGGCGTGTCGGCCAAGACCCTGCTGAACCGCGCGGAGGGCATCACCCGCCTGCGCGGGCAATGGCGGAGCTATGAGGGAACCGGCGAGGCGGTGCCGCTGATGCCCATGCTCCATCCGGCCTACCTCCTGCGCAACCCGATCGCCAAGCGGGAGGCGTGGCGCGACATGCTTGCGCTTCGGCAAAAGATCGACGAAGTCGGCATCAAGTATTCGTAA
- a CDS encoding LutC/YkgG family protein produces MSDTRNSILARLRASRDAHPLPPPASDFTPIEAKHWPNEERLPRIRRLMEAVHTEFLDATEANWPAVLRDFLAQEGVGSLVYAPATDAGKRLAEGWDTASTTLIPYDRPLEDLKPRLFESIEAGLTTTRGAIAETGSLILWPTAEEPRTLSLVPHIHIALLRADALYDTFLQAMREQGWTQAMPTNALLVSGPSKTADIEQTLAYGVHGPKRLIVLAVHP; encoded by the coding sequence ATGTCTGACACCCGCAACTCGATCCTGGCCCGGCTGCGCGCCAGCCGCGACGCCCACCCGCTGCCCCCGCCCGCCTCGGACTTCACGCCGATCGAGGCGAAACACTGGCCGAACGAGGAACGCCTGCCCCGCATCCGCCGCCTGATGGAGGCGGTGCATACCGAGTTCCTGGACGCGACGGAGGCCAACTGGCCGGCGGTGCTGCGGGATTTCCTGGCGCAGGAGGGGGTGGGATCGCTGGTCTACGCACCGGCGACGGACGCCGGGAAACGGCTGGCCGAGGGGTGGGACACGGCCTCCACCACCCTCATCCCCTACGACCGCCCGCTCGAAGACCTCAAGCCCCGGCTGTTCGAATCCATCGAAGCCGGCCTGACCACCACCCGCGGCGCCATCGCCGAGACCGGAAGCCTGATCCTGTGGCCGACGGCCGAGGAGCCCCGCACGCTCTCGCTGGTCCCGCACATCCACATCGCGCTGCTGCGCGCCGACGCCCTCTACGACACCTTCCTGCAGGCGATGCGCGAGCAGGGATGGACGCAGGCGATGCCGACCAACGCGCTGCTGGTGTCCGGCCCCAGCAAGACCGCCGATATCGAGCAGACGCTGGCCTACGGCGTCCACGGCCCGAAGCGGCTGATCGTCCTGGCGGTCCACCCATGA
- a CDS encoding (Fe-S)-binding protein, whose product MDHQPPIPARVYYFGTCLVDLFFPDAGMAGIELLQSQGLTVVFPQGQSCCGQPAYNSGYRADALKVARAQLDLFPGDDPIVVPSGSCAGMMKKHWPDLFRGEADEAKAVQVAARVWELTQFLVHVLDVRLTDKGEPLRVTWHASCHAQREMGVVEEPKSLLRQLANVELVELKREKECCGFGGTFAVRHPEISAAMVGDKVADIEDTGAARVVSGDCGCLLNITGALEAGAKAARGQHIAQFLKERIHGR is encoded by the coding sequence ATGGACCACCAGCCCCCCATACCGGCCCGCGTCTATTACTTCGGCACCTGCCTGGTCGACCTGTTCTTCCCCGACGCCGGCATGGCCGGGATCGAACTGCTGCAGTCGCAGGGGCTGACCGTCGTCTTCCCCCAGGGCCAAAGCTGCTGCGGCCAGCCCGCCTATAATTCGGGCTACCGCGCCGACGCCCTGAAGGTGGCCCGCGCCCAGCTGGACCTGTTCCCCGGCGACGATCCCATCGTCGTGCCGTCGGGCTCCTGCGCCGGCATGATGAAGAAGCACTGGCCCGACCTGTTCCGCGGCGAAGCGGACGAAGCCAAGGCGGTGCAGGTGGCGGCCCGCGTTTGGGAACTGACCCAGTTCCTGGTCCATGTGCTGGACGTCCGGCTCACCGACAAGGGCGAGCCGCTGCGCGTCACCTGGCATGCCTCCTGCCATGCCCAGCGCGAGATGGGCGTGGTGGAGGAACCGAAGTCCCTGCTGCGCCAGCTCGCCAACGTCGAGCTGGTGGAGCTGAAGAGGGAGAAGGAATGCTGCGGCTTCGGCGGCACCTTCGCCGTCCGCCATCCGGAGATCTCCGCCGCCATGGTCGGCGACAAGGTGGCGGACATCGAGGACACCGGCGCCGCCCGCGTGGTGTCGGGCGACTGCGGCTGCCTGCTGAACATCACCGGCGCGCTGGAGGCCGGAGCCAAGGCCGCGCGCGGCCAGCACATCGCCCAGTTCCTGAAGGAGCGCATCCATGGACGGTAA
- a CDS encoding D-amino acid dehydrogenase codes for MRVIVLGSGVIGVTTAYYLVRAGHEVTVLDRQAGPALETSYANAGEVSPGYSAPWAAPGLMLKAIKWMTMKHSPLVIRPKLDPAMWSWCLKLLANANEASYQLNKSRMVRVAEYSRDCLKALRAETGITYDERTQGTLQVFRTQKQMDAAGYDMAVLERYGVPFTLFDRDGLTSVEPALAHVKDKLVGALHLPGDETGDCFQFTSKLADFAAKRGVEFRYGVSIRGLESDGRRITGVRTDQGTLTADSYIVAMGSYSPKLVKPLGIDLPVYPVKGYSLTLPITDAAHAPESTVMDETHKIAVTRLGDRIRVGGTAELSGFDLTLREKRRGPLDHVVSDLFPKGGDLSKAEFWTGLRPNTPDGTPILGPTHIRNLYLNTGHGTLGWTMSAGSARVLADVVSGRRTEIDMEGLSVERYGRKPSVAVSRPATVRPA; via the coding sequence ATGCGCGTGATCGTTCTGGGCAGCGGCGTCATCGGTGTCACCACCGCCTATTATCTGGTGCGTGCCGGGCATGAGGTGACCGTGCTGGACCGTCAGGCCGGCCCGGCGCTGGAGACCAGCTATGCCAACGCGGGCGAGGTGTCGCCGGGCTATTCCGCTCCCTGGGCGGCGCCGGGGCTGATGCTGAAGGCCATCAAGTGGATGACGATGAAGCATTCGCCGCTGGTGATCCGGCCGAAGCTGGATCCTGCCATGTGGTCCTGGTGCCTGAAGCTGCTGGCCAACGCCAACGAGGCGAGCTACCAACTGAACAAGAGCCGCATGGTCCGCGTCGCCGAGTACAGCCGCGACTGCCTGAAGGCTCTGCGCGCCGAGACCGGCATCACCTATGACGAACGCACCCAGGGCACGCTGCAGGTCTTCCGCACCCAGAAGCAGATGGACGCCGCCGGCTACGACATGGCGGTGCTGGAGCGCTACGGCGTTCCCTTCACGCTGTTCGACCGCGATGGTCTGACCTCGGTCGAGCCGGCCTTGGCCCATGTGAAGGACAAGCTGGTCGGCGCGCTGCACCTGCCGGGCGACGAGACCGGCGACTGCTTCCAGTTCACCAGCAAGCTGGCCGACTTCGCCGCCAAGCGTGGGGTGGAGTTCCGTTACGGCGTGTCCATCCGCGGGCTGGAGAGCGACGGCCGCAGGATCACCGGCGTCCGGACCGACCAGGGCACGCTGACCGCCGACAGCTACATCGTCGCCATGGGCAGCTATTCGCCCAAGCTGGTGAAGCCGCTGGGCATCGACCTGCCGGTCTATCCGGTGAAGGGCTATTCGCTGACCCTGCCGATCACCGACGCCGCCCACGCGCCGGAATCGACGGTGATGGACGAGACGCACAAGATCGCCGTCACCCGGCTGGGCGACCGCATCCGCGTCGGCGGCACGGCGGAACTCTCCGGCTTCGACCTGACCCTGCGCGAGAAGCGCCGCGGGCCGCTCGACCATGTGGTCAGCGACCTGTTCCCCAAGGGCGGCGACCTGTCGAAGGCGGAGTTCTGGACCGGGCTGCGCCCGAACACGCCGGACGGCACGCCGATCCTGGGGCCGACCCACATCCGCAACCTGTACCTGAACACCGGCCACGGTACGCTGGGCTGGACGATGTCCGCCGGCTCGGCCCGCGTGCTGGCCGACGTGGTCAGCGGCCGCCGGACCGAGATCGACATGGAAGGGCTGAGCGTCGAGCGCTACGGCCGCAAGCCGTCGGTCGCGGTGTCGCGCCCGGCCACCGTCCGTCCGGCCTGA
- a CDS encoding MJ0042-type zinc finger domain-containing protein: MIVSCPTCSTRYTLSDESLGTDGRKVRCARCGHTWWQMPEGAGPEPVAADAPTEIRQATPAKAAAKAAGKSKPKPAKAPRAKPARGTVIGFALLAVFVSGTVAAGYFGRDAIVRSWPPAALLYETIGMQAEPPGFGLELRSVRSEQKTEGGATVLLLDGEIANTTDVERALPPLRAITFGAERKPLQSWTIEPPASVLLPGAVVSFHHSQPEPGPVTEVTITFGGQPPGLDAPAPEKTAEKTGERHAPEKHAGDKHAGH, from the coding sequence ATGATCGTTTCCTGCCCGACCTGTTCAACGCGCTATACCCTGTCCGACGAGTCGCTCGGCACCGACGGCCGCAAGGTGCGTTGTGCCCGCTGCGGCCATACGTGGTGGCAGATGCCGGAGGGGGCAGGCCCCGAGCCGGTGGCCGCCGACGCGCCGACGGAAATACGGCAGGCGACCCCGGCAAAGGCCGCGGCGAAGGCGGCCGGCAAGAGCAAGCCCAAGCCGGCGAAGGCTCCACGGGCCAAGCCGGCGCGCGGCACGGTGATCGGCTTCGCGCTGCTGGCAGTGTTCGTCTCGGGGACCGTGGCCGCCGGCTATTTCGGCCGCGATGCCATCGTCCGCAGCTGGCCGCCCGCCGCCCTTCTCTACGAGACCATCGGGATGCAGGCCGAACCGCCGGGCTTCGGGCTGGAGCTGCGCAGCGTCCGCTCCGAGCAGAAGACGGAGGGCGGGGCGACCGTCCTGCTGCTGGACGGCGAGATCGCCAACACCACCGATGTCGAGCGCGCGCTGCCGCCGCTGCGCGCCATCACCTTCGGCGCCGAGCGCAAGCCGCTGCAGAGCTGGACCATCGAGCCGCCCGCGTCCGTGCTGCTGCCGGGTGCGGTGGTGAGCTTCCATCACAGCCAGCCGGAGCCCGGACCGGTGACCGAGGTGACCATCACCTTCGGCGGCCAGCCGCCGGGGCTGGATGCGCCGGCCCCCGAAAAGACCGCAGAAAAGACGGGCGAAAGGCACGCTCCTGAAAAGCATGCCGGCGATAAGCACGCCGGTCACTGA
- a CDS encoding LutB/LldF family L-lactate oxidation iron-sulfur protein produces the protein MDGNAPDFAAASRAALADPQLRGNFRRAMDGLMTKRAAQFADAAEWSGVRALAASVRLRALSKLPELLERLEENCTRNGITVHWASTTEEANGIALDILHRVDARLVVKGKSMVTEEMHLNAVLEKNGIEVLESDLGEYIVQLDGTMPSHIIMPAIHLNTKQIAHLFKRKIKDAESREDAAYLTDLARRVLRAKFQAADVGMSGVNAAVAETGTLCLIENEGNGRMCTTVPPVHIAFMGLEKVVEKLEDVPPVISLLPRSATGQPITTYVNMISGPRKDGEKDGPREVHLIILDNGRSGIYADPELRDTLRCIRCGACMNHCPVYTKVGGHAYEAPYPGPIGKILVPQIEGLDKRGAMPHACTMCNACVEICPVKIPIVEIMGRLRVEAVKPGGTVKDGGAKASRAEAMVWSGWAAMNASPTAYRIATTAMSRLGNAAPSSLPLLKEWTNVRAKPRFAGRTLHDLARAKGVPDV, from the coding sequence ATGGACGGTAATGCACCGGATTTCGCCGCCGCTTCGCGTGCGGCGCTGGCCGACCCGCAGCTGCGCGGCAATTTCCGCCGCGCCATGGATGGGCTGATGACCAAGCGCGCCGCCCAGTTCGCCGACGCGGCGGAATGGAGCGGCGTGCGGGCGCTCGCCGCCTCGGTCCGGCTGCGCGCGCTGTCAAAGCTGCCGGAACTGCTGGAGAGGCTGGAGGAGAACTGCACCCGCAACGGCATCACCGTCCATTGGGCCTCCACGACGGAGGAGGCCAACGGCATCGCGCTGGACATCCTGCACCGGGTCGACGCCCGGCTGGTGGTCAAGGGCAAGTCGATGGTGACGGAGGAGATGCACCTGAACGCCGTTCTGGAAAAGAACGGCATCGAGGTGCTGGAAAGCGACCTCGGCGAATACATCGTGCAGCTGGATGGCACCATGCCGTCGCACATCATCATGCCGGCGATCCACCTGAACACGAAGCAGATCGCCCACCTGTTCAAGCGCAAGATCAAGGACGCCGAAAGCCGCGAGGACGCCGCCTATCTGACCGACCTCGCCCGCCGCGTGCTGCGCGCCAAGTTCCAGGCCGCCGACGTCGGCATGTCCGGCGTCAATGCCGCGGTGGCCGAAACCGGCACCCTCTGCCTGATCGAGAACGAAGGCAACGGCCGCATGTGCACCACCGTGCCGCCGGTCCACATCGCCTTCATGGGGCTGGAAAAGGTGGTGGAAAAGCTGGAGGACGTGCCGCCGGTCATCAGCCTGCTGCCGCGCTCCGCCACCGGCCAGCCGATCACCACCTACGTCAACATGATCTCCGGCCCCCGCAAGGACGGCGAGAAGGACGGCCCGCGCGAGGTGCATCTCATCATCCTCGACAATGGCCGCTCCGGCATCTACGCCGACCCGGAACTGCGCGACACCCTGCGCTGCATCCGCTGCGGCGCCTGCATGAACCATTGCCCGGTCTACACCAAGGTCGGCGGCCATGCCTACGAGGCGCCCTATCCCGGCCCCATCGGCAAGATCCTGGTGCCGCAGATCGAGGGGTTGGACAAGCGCGGCGCCATGCCCCACGCCTGCACCATGTGCAACGCCTGCGTCGAGATCTGCCCGGTGAAGATCCCCATCGTCGAGATCATGGGGCGCCTGCGGGTCGAGGCGGTGAAGCCCGGCGGCACGGTGAAGGACGGCGGCGCCAAGGCCAGCAGGGCGGAGGCGATGGTGTGGAGCGGCTGGGCGGCGATGAACGCCTCCCCCACCGCCTACCGCATCGCCACCACGGCGATGAGCAGGCTCGGCAACGCGGCGCCGTCATCGCTGCCCCTGCTGAAGGAGTGGACGAATGTCCGCGCCAAGCCGCGCTTCGCCGGCCGCACCCTGCACGACCTCGCCCGCGCCAAGGGGGTTCCCGATGTCTGA